In a single window of the Pontibacter russatus genome:
- the xylA gene encoding xylose isomerase: MANPLIGEKEFFKGIGKIQYEGPESDNPLAYRWYDENKVVAGKTLKEHFKFSVAYWHSFNANGSDPFGGPTMHFPWDESSDVIGRAKAKMDAAFEFITKMGMPYYCFHDVDVVDYGNDVAENDRRLQTMVEYAKQKQAESGVKLLWGTANVFSHERYMNGASTNPDFHVLAHAAAQVKGALDATIALGGENYVFWGGREGYMTLLNTNMKREQEHLARFLHTAKDYARKQGFKGTFFIEPKPMEPTKHQYDYDCATVIGFLRQHDLLNDFKINIEVNHATLAGHTFQHELQVAADAGVLGSVDANRGDYQNGWDTDQFPNNLNELTEAMLIFLEAGGLQGGGVNFDAKIRRNSTDPADLFYAHIGGADTFARALITADKILQNSDFRKVRQERYASFDSGKGKAFEEGKLTLEDLRQYAIESGEPQAKSGRQEYLENLVNRYI, encoded by the coding sequence ATGGCAAATCCGCTGATAGGAGAAAAAGAATTCTTTAAAGGAATAGGAAAGATACAGTACGAGGGGCCGGAGTCGGACAACCCGCTGGCGTACCGCTGGTACGACGAGAACAAAGTGGTGGCCGGTAAAACCCTGAAAGAGCATTTCAAGTTCTCGGTGGCTTACTGGCACTCCTTCAATGCCAACGGCTCTGACCCTTTCGGAGGCCCTACCATGCATTTCCCCTGGGATGAGAGTTCAGACGTGATCGGGCGCGCCAAAGCGAAAATGGATGCCGCCTTCGAGTTCATCACCAAAATGGGAATGCCCTACTACTGCTTCCACGATGTGGACGTGGTGGACTATGGCAACGACGTCGCAGAAAACGACCGCCGGCTGCAGACCATGGTGGAGTATGCGAAGCAGAAGCAGGCAGAAAGCGGCGTGAAACTGCTTTGGGGAACGGCCAACGTGTTCTCGCACGAGCGCTATATGAACGGTGCCTCCACGAATCCGGACTTCCATGTGCTGGCCCACGCAGCCGCGCAGGTAAAAGGCGCATTGGATGCGACAATTGCCCTTGGCGGTGAGAACTATGTGTTCTGGGGAGGTCGTGAAGGGTATATGACCTTGCTGAACACCAACATGAAGCGCGAGCAGGAGCATTTGGCCCGTTTCCTGCACACGGCAAAAGACTACGCCCGCAAGCAGGGTTTCAAGGGAACGTTCTTCATCGAGCCCAAGCCGATGGAGCCAACCAAGCACCAGTATGACTATGACTGTGCCACCGTGATCGGCTTCCTGCGTCAGCACGATTTATTAAACGACTTCAAAATCAACATCGAGGTGAACCACGCCACGCTGGCCGGACACACCTTCCAGCACGAGTTGCAGGTGGCCGCCGATGCCGGCGTGCTTGGTTCGGTGGACGCGAACCGCGGCGACTACCAGAACGGCTGGGACACTGACCAGTTCCCGAACAACCTGAACGAGCTGACCGAGGCCATGCTCATTTTCCTGGAGGCCGGTGGCCTGCAGGGCGGAGGCGTGAACTTCGACGCCAAGATCAGGAGAAACTCCACCGACCCGGCGGACCTGTTCTACGCCCATATAGGTGGCGCCGACACGTTTGCCAGAGCCCTCATCACAGCCGACAAAATCCTGCAGAACTCTGATTTCAGGAAAGTGCGCCAGGAGCGCTACGCTTCCTTCGACAGCGGAAAAGGCAAGGCGTTCGAGGAAGGCAAACTGACACTCGAGGACTTGCGCCAGTACGCCATCGAAAGCGGTGAGCCGCAGGCAAAGAGCGGCAGACAGGAATACCTGGAAAACTTAGTGAACCGCTATATATAA
- a CDS encoding LacI family DNA-binding transcriptional regulator, with protein MKKVTIQDIAKELGISFSTVARALNDHPAISEATKKAVRETAQRLNYRHNKLASSLRSGHSNTIGILVPSLDVSFFSSVVHGIEKIMNENGYSILLYQSNESYESEKKGIETFLNSRVAGIIASVAKETTRHEHFTEIKRRRIPLLFFDRVVEALQVPSVTIDDYKGGFLATEHLIKQGYQRIVHITAVQTIGIFKERLRGYMDALKLYGLPVDESLILYGDFSLDFGRQCIRELHQHQVAFDAVFALEDFTAMGVLQQLLEYKIRVPEEVGVIGFANESFAALVTPGLSTIDQQTILMGEAAAALFLRMLRSEDLYNNLPKRIVLDPHLIARASTARRASS; from the coding sequence TTGAAAAAAGTCACCATACAGGACATCGCCAAAGAGCTGGGCATTTCCTTCTCCACTGTGGCCCGGGCACTGAATGACCACCCGGCCATCAGCGAGGCCACCAAAAAAGCGGTGCGGGAAACGGCGCAGAGGCTGAACTACCGCCACAACAAACTGGCCTCTTCCCTCCGCTCCGGCCACAGCAACACCATTGGCATCCTCGTTCCCAGCCTGGATGTCAGCTTCTTCAGCTCGGTAGTGCACGGCATCGAGAAGATCATGAACGAGAACGGATACAGCATCCTGCTCTACCAGTCGAACGAGTCCTATGAAAGCGAGAAGAAGGGCATCGAGACGTTCCTGAATTCGAGGGTTGCGGGCATCATCGCCTCTGTGGCGAAGGAGACGACACGGCACGAGCATTTCACAGAGATCAAGCGGCGGCGCATCCCCCTCCTGTTCTTCGACCGCGTGGTGGAGGCGCTTCAGGTGCCTTCCGTTACGATAGACGACTACAAAGGCGGTTTTCTGGCGACAGAACATCTGATAAAGCAAGGCTACCAACGCATCGTGCACATCACTGCCGTGCAGACCATCGGCATCTTCAAGGAAAGGCTGAGGGGCTATATGGATGCCCTGAAACTCTACGGGCTGCCCGTGGACGAAAGCCTGATCCTGTACGGAGACTTCTCGCTGGACTTTGGCCGCCAGTGCATCCGGGAGCTGCACCAGCATCAGGTGGCCTTCGATGCCGTCTTTGCCCTGGAGGACTTCACGGCGATGGGCGTGCTGCAGCAACTGTTGGAGTACAAGATACGGGTGCCGGAGGAAGTGGGTGTGATCGGTTTTGCCAACGAGTCGTTTGCCGCGCTGGTCACGCCGGGGCTGTCCACCATCGACCAGCAGACGATTCTGATGGGAGAAGCCGCCGCTGCGCTTTTTCTAAGGATGCTGAGGTCCGAGGACCTGTACAACAACCTGCCAAAACGCATCGTGCTGGACCCGCACCTGATTGCAAGAGCCTCCACCGCGCGCCGGGCTTCTTCTTAG
- a CDS encoding SGNH/GDSL hydrolase family protein — MPEPAVNPTPPTEANMKTYLALGDSYTIGESVPAADQWGMQLAEMLRAEGVAVSDPVTIARTGWTTSELASAIASADPAPTYDLVTLLIGVNNQYRGLPLADYRTEFSALLQTSIRLAKGNPKNVLVLSIPDWGATPFGQGRDRQRVSEEIDAFNAVAKEVTQATGATFIDITPSTRTAAADVSYIASDGLHYSGKMHREWALLALPEAKGIL, encoded by the coding sequence ATGCCCGAACCCGCAGTTAACCCGACGCCTCCGACCGAAGCCAACATGAAAACCTATCTGGCCTTGGGCGATTCCTACACCATTGGCGAAAGCGTGCCTGCCGCCGACCAGTGGGGCATGCAACTGGCGGAAATGCTCCGGGCAGAAGGCGTGGCTGTCAGCGACCCCGTTACGATCGCCCGCACCGGCTGGACCACCTCCGAACTGGCCAGCGCCATCGCCTCCGCCGACCCAGCGCCCACCTACGACTTGGTGACCTTGCTGATAGGCGTGAACAACCAGTACCGCGGGCTGCCGCTTGCCGACTACCGCACGGAGTTCAGCGCCCTGCTGCAAACCTCCATCCGGCTGGCGAAAGGAAACCCGAAAAATGTGCTGGTGCTGTCTATCCCGGACTGGGGCGCCACCCCCTTCGGGCAGGGTCGCGACCGCCAGCGTGTTTCGGAGGAGATAGACGCCTTCAATGCCGTAGCCAAAGAAGTGACTCAGGCTACAGGCGCCACGTTCATCGACATCACCCCGTCAACCAGAACGGCGGCCGCCGATGTATCCTATATAGCCAGCGACGGCCTGCACTACTCCGGCAAAATGCACCGGGAGTGGGCGCTGCTGGCGCTTCCGGAGGCAAAAGGCATTCTTTAG
- a CDS encoding NYN domain-containing protein — protein sequence MKNAVQETKPSRMAMLIDGDNAQPSLIVKLMAEAGKYGATTIRRIYGDWTTPQMNGWKDCLNNHAIQPIQQFRYTIGKNATDSALIIDAMDLLHSEFVDGFCIVSSDSDYTRLATRIREAGIFVMGIGQRKTPKPFVNACNVFIFTENLTDNIDDKKITAAAKPEPGAGKQTPNPVPLLKEAFVMSEGEDGWAHLGVMGVNLRQLDPSFDPRTFGYGQLLQLIKAQKDLFTIRQEDDKGPSAVYVKRKDKRRSHSRKKAQAETQSNG from the coding sequence ATGAAAAACGCAGTACAAGAAACAAAACCTTCCCGCATGGCCATGCTTATAGACGGCGACAATGCGCAGCCCAGCCTGATCGTGAAACTGATGGCCGAGGCGGGCAAGTACGGCGCCACCACCATCCGGCGCATTTACGGCGACTGGACCACGCCGCAGATGAACGGCTGGAAAGACTGCCTCAACAACCACGCCATCCAGCCCATACAGCAGTTCCGCTACACCATCGGCAAAAACGCCACCGACAGCGCGCTCATCATCGACGCCATGGACCTGCTGCACAGCGAGTTCGTGGACGGCTTCTGCATCGTCTCCTCCGACAGCGACTACACCCGGCTTGCCACGCGCATACGCGAGGCGGGCATCTTTGTGATGGGCATCGGGCAGCGCAAAACCCCGAAACCCTTTGTGAACGCCTGCAATGTGTTCATCTTTACGGAGAACCTGACGGATAACATCGACGATAAGAAAATAACCGCTGCCGCCAAGCCGGAGCCCGGTGCCGGCAAGCAAACGCCTAACCCGGTGCCGCTGCTGAAAGAGGCTTTTGTGATGTCGGAGGGTGAGGACGGATGGGCGCACCTGGGCGTGATGGGCGTGAACCTGCGCCAGCTTGACCCCAGTTTCGACCCGCGCACCTTCGGCTACGGGCAGTTGCTGCAGCTGATAAAGGCCCAGAAAGACCTGTTCACCATCCGGCAGGAGGACGACAAGGGGCCGTCGGCGGTATATGTGAAGCGCAAGGACAAGCGCCGAAGCCACTCCCGGAAAAAGGCGCAGGCCGAGACGCAGAGCAATGGCTGA
- a CDS encoding CehA/McbA family metallohydrolase domain-containing protein has product MRLLILFLLSLFAAKSWGQGTSGKWYKGNMHTHSYWSDGDDFPEMIMEWYKSNGYDFIALSDHNTLAAGEKWKQIPSHPFRQRRFKAYLEKYGDDWVTYKTDSAGQISVKLKTFAEYKPLFHEDGRFLIMQAEEISDAYEGKPIHMGAINVEELVEPQGGNSVTEVMQNNLDEVYAQRERTGKPMFPHINHPNFRYAIKLEDMIPLKGERFFEVYNGHPEVHNYGDSTAMGMEELWDKLLIHYIKAGKPLLYGLATDDAHHHGEFRVGLSNPGRGWIMVRAKELTPAALIAAMEKGDFYATTGVELREVAFERKKLRIEVKPEAGVSYTIQFWGADKKADGIEQGGELLKEVKGTAGEYKLRKKDLFVRAKVISSKLKENPYKAGDLETAWIQPVTLQ; this is encoded by the coding sequence ATGCGGTTATTGATTCTGTTTCTATTGTCTCTCTTCGCTGCAAAGTCCTGGGGCCAAGGCACGTCCGGCAAGTGGTACAAGGGGAACATGCACACCCATTCCTACTGGAGCGACGGCGACGACTTCCCGGAAATGATCATGGAGTGGTACAAGTCCAACGGGTATGATTTCATTGCGCTGTCGGACCACAATACGCTGGCTGCCGGAGAAAAATGGAAGCAGATCCCGTCTCATCCGTTCCGGCAGCGCCGCTTTAAGGCATATCTGGAAAAGTATGGGGACGATTGGGTAACCTACAAGACAGACAGCGCAGGCCAGATAAGCGTGAAACTGAAGACTTTTGCAGAATACAAGCCCCTGTTTCACGAAGACGGCAGGTTTCTGATCATGCAGGCGGAAGAGATTTCTGATGCCTACGAAGGCAAACCCATCCATATGGGCGCCATCAATGTGGAGGAACTGGTGGAGCCGCAGGGCGGCAACAGCGTGACGGAGGTCATGCAGAACAACCTGGATGAAGTGTATGCACAGCGGGAGAGAACCGGCAAGCCGATGTTCCCGCACATCAATCATCCCAACTTCAGGTATGCCATAAAGCTGGAGGATATGATTCCGTTGAAAGGCGAGCGCTTTTTTGAAGTATATAACGGGCACCCGGAGGTGCATAACTACGGTGACTCAACAGCCATGGGAATGGAGGAGCTGTGGGACAAACTGCTGATACACTACATCAAAGCTGGGAAGCCCTTGCTATATGGCCTGGCCACGGACGACGCGCACCATCATGGGGAGTTCAGGGTGGGGCTGAGCAACCCGGGCAGGGGCTGGATAATGGTAAGAGCAAAAGAACTGACACCGGCCGCGCTGATAGCGGCAATGGAAAAAGGAGATTTTTACGCTACCACGGGGGTAGAGCTACGTGAGGTTGCATTTGAAAGAAAGAAACTCCGCATCGAAGTAAAGCCCGAGGCAGGGGTTAGCTATACCATACAGTTCTGGGGGGCGGATAAGAAAGCGGACGGGATAGAGCAGGGCGGCGAGTTGCTGAAAGAAGTGAAAGGCACCGCGGGAGAATACAAACTCAGGAAGAAGGACCTCTTTGTGCGGGCCAAGGTCATCTCCTCGAAGCTAAAGGAAAACCCTTACAAGGCAGGCGACCTGGAAACCGCCTGGATACAGCCCGTCACGCTGCAATAG
- a CDS encoding endo-1,4-beta-xylanase produces MKLYKILIAAPVLVACLAASCTSLDQASALQATANQQTPATASAPTTLKGAFRDDFYIGAALNGAHVLDEDSKGIDIIERHFNTISPENLLKWERVHPKPEVYNFGPADKYVDMGERNDMFIVGHALVWHSQTPDWVFEDENGQPASREVLLKRMEDHIKTVAGRYKGRIDSWDVVNEALNDDGTLRQSKWLQIIGEDYLQKAFEFARQADPEMELYYNDYNLWKPAKREGAVRLVRSLQEKGIKVDGVGMQGHYGLNSPSLEDIEASIQAFADLGVKVSFTELDIDVLPNPSNRQGADIDATFEADEQYNVYTNGLPDSVQQQLTARYEELFGLFLKHSDKIDRVTFWGVTDNDSWLNNWPIRGRTSYPMVFDRQYQPKPAFEAIMKAAVNHQ; encoded by the coding sequence ATGAAACTATATAAAATACTGATTGCCGCGCCGGTGCTGGTTGCCTGCCTGGCCGCTTCCTGCACCAGCCTGGACCAGGCCTCCGCTTTGCAGGCAACAGCAAACCAGCAGACCCCGGCTACTGCCTCGGCTCCCACCACCCTGAAGGGAGCCTTCCGGGATGACTTCTATATAGGCGCGGCGCTGAACGGGGCGCACGTTCTGGATGAAGACAGCAAGGGAATCGACATCATCGAAAGGCACTTCAACACCATCAGCCCCGAGAACCTGCTCAAGTGGGAGAGGGTACACCCGAAGCCGGAGGTATATAACTTCGGGCCCGCCGACAAATACGTGGACATGGGCGAGCGCAACGATATGTTTATTGTGGGGCACGCGCTGGTATGGCACAGCCAGACGCCGGACTGGGTGTTTGAGGATGAAAACGGCCAGCCTGCCAGCCGGGAGGTGCTGCTCAAGCGCATGGAAGACCACATCAAAACGGTGGCCGGGCGCTACAAAGGCAGAATCGACAGCTGGGACGTGGTGAACGAGGCCCTGAACGACGACGGCACGCTGCGCCAGTCGAAGTGGCTCCAGATTATCGGGGAGGATTACCTGCAGAAGGCCTTTGAGTTCGCCCGCCAGGCCGACCCGGAGATGGAACTGTATTACAACGACTACAACCTCTGGAAGCCAGCCAAACGCGAGGGGGCCGTGCGCCTGGTGCGCAGCCTGCAGGAGAAAGGCATCAAGGTGGACGGTGTCGGGATGCAGGGGCACTACGGGCTGAACTCGCCCTCCCTGGAGGATATTGAGGCCAGCATCCAGGCTTTTGCTGATTTGGGTGTGAAGGTGTCGTTCACGGAGCTGGACATTGACGTGCTGCCCAACCCGAGCAACCGCCAGGGCGCCGACATCGACGCCACGTTCGAGGCCGATGAGCAGTACAACGTCTATACCAACGGCCTGCCCGACTCCGTGCAGCAGCAGCTGACGGCGCGCTATGAGGAGCTGTTCGGCCTGTTCCTGAAGCACAGCGACAAAATTGACCGCGTCACCTTCTGGGGCGTGACCGACAACGACTCCTGGCTGAACAACTGGCCGATCAGGGGCCGCACGAGCTACCCGATGGTGTTTGACCGCCAGTACCAGCCAAAGCCCGCCTTTGAGGCGATCATGAAAGCGGCTGTAAACCACCAATAA
- a CDS encoding xylulokinase: MLLLGIDIGTSSIKVSVVDAQTQQTVAAAQYPDTESAITSVKPGWAEQSPEMWWEHAQKAIAKANASGSYNPQDISAIGIAYQMHGLVVVDKEQRVLRDSIIWCDSRAVEIGNKAFDAIGHDKSLSRLLNSPGNFTASKLAWVKENEPETYSRIYKVMLPGDFIAMKLTGNITTSPSALSEGVFWDFKQDALSEDVIQYFKFDKALIPEVKPVFSEHGKVKQDIAAALGLKAGIPVTYKSGDQPNNALSLNVLKPGEVAATAGTSGVIYGVSDQLVYDQQSRVNTFAHVNHETNEKRVGVLLCINGTGILNSWVKNNVGGGQGYAAMNEAAQQIAAGSDGLRILPFGNGAERMLNNKIVGAHILNIDLNLHTQAHIFRAVQEGIVFAFRYGLDIMRENGMNPQVIRAGQANLFLSPLFAQAFVDATNVPVELYMNDGSVGAALGAGIGATVFESPEEAFSNFRPVKLIEPQATAVFEPIYQEWKALLLDQLNRK, from the coding sequence ATGTTGTTATTAGGAATAGACATAGGCACTTCCTCCATAAAAGTGTCGGTGGTGGACGCCCAGACGCAGCAAACCGTTGCCGCCGCGCAGTATCCCGACACGGAGTCGGCCATCACCTCCGTAAAGCCCGGCTGGGCCGAGCAGTCGCCGGAGATGTGGTGGGAACACGCGCAGAAGGCGATAGCCAAAGCGAACGCCAGCGGCAGCTACAACCCGCAGGACATCAGCGCCATCGGCATCGCCTACCAGATGCACGGCCTGGTGGTGGTAGACAAAGAGCAGCGCGTGCTCCGCGACTCCATCATCTGGTGCGACAGCCGCGCCGTGGAGATCGGCAACAAAGCCTTCGACGCCATCGGGCACGACAAAAGCCTGTCGCGCCTGCTCAACTCGCCCGGCAACTTCACGGCCTCCAAGCTGGCGTGGGTAAAAGAGAACGAGCCCGAAACTTACAGCCGCATATACAAAGTGATGCTGCCCGGCGATTTCATCGCCATGAAGCTCACCGGCAATATCACTACAAGCCCGTCGGCCTTGTCGGAGGGTGTGTTCTGGGACTTTAAGCAGGATGCGCTCTCAGAGGACGTGATCCAGTATTTCAAATTCGACAAGGCGCTCATCCCGGAAGTAAAGCCCGTTTTTTCGGAGCACGGCAAGGTAAAGCAGGATATAGCCGCCGCACTGGGTCTGAAAGCAGGCATACCTGTTACCTACAAATCAGGCGACCAGCCCAACAACGCGCTGTCGCTGAACGTGCTGAAGCCGGGCGAGGTGGCGGCCACGGCGGGAACCTCCGGGGTTATATATGGCGTGAGCGACCAGCTGGTATATGACCAGCAGTCGCGCGTAAACACGTTTGCGCACGTGAACCACGAAACAAACGAGAAGCGGGTGGGCGTGCTGCTGTGCATCAACGGCACCGGCATCCTCAACAGCTGGGTGAAAAACAACGTGGGCGGGGGCCAGGGATATGCCGCCATGAACGAGGCGGCGCAGCAGATTGCTGCCGGCAGCGACGGCCTGCGCATCCTGCCCTTCGGCAACGGGGCAGAGCGCATGCTCAACAACAAAATCGTAGGGGCGCATATCCTCAACATCGACCTGAACCTGCACACGCAGGCGCACATTTTCCGGGCGGTGCAGGAGGGAATCGTGTTTGCCTTCCGCTACGGTTTGGACATTATGCGCGAGAACGGCATGAATCCGCAGGTAATCCGGGCGGGGCAGGCCAACCTGTTCCTGAGTCCGCTGTTTGCGCAGGCTTTTGTGGATGCCACCAACGTTCCCGTGGAGCTATATATGAACGACGGAAGCGTAGGGGCGGCGTTAGGGGCAGGTATCGGTGCGACAGTATTCGAATCGCCGGAGGAGGCCTTCAGCAATTTCCGGCCGGTGAAGCTGATAGAGCCGCAGGCCACCGCCGTATTTGAGCCTATATACCAGGAGTGGAAAGCGCTGCTGCTGGACCAACTGAACAGGAAATAA